The following are encoded in a window of Oceanivirga salmonicida genomic DNA:
- a CDS encoding ATP-binding protein, with amino-acid sequence MEIKREKYLEKLISKKDNGRIKIITGIRRCGKSYLLFRIYKNYLLKNGISKNQIIELALDELENIKYRNPFELNEYIKNKIKDKNKRYYVFIDEIQFSISMNNPYVDNPNEKVTFVDTLLGLMKLENLDIYITGSNSKMLSKDILTQFRDRGDEIHVSPLSFAEIYNFYDNKENAWRDYVVFGGMPYILSLKTNEEKSKYLKDLFKETYIKDILERNNIRNDEEVLEIILDFTSSAIGSLINSTKLEKRFLSEKKIKISHSTITRYLSYFEEAYIINSSKRYDIKGSKYFSTPLKYYFSDIGLRNARLNFRQIEQTHIMENIIYNDLIRRGYNVDIGVIEYSYYDNSKKIKSQLEVDFVVNNVNQKYYIQSAFSIQDEKKRMQEIKSLKKIDDSFKKIVVIKDDIVPYYDENGIYYIGVMEFLLKENINEI; translated from the coding sequence ATGGAGATTAAAAGAGAAAAATATTTAGAAAAATTAATTTCTAAAAAAGATAATGGTAGAATAAAAATTATTACAGGTATTCGTAGATGCGGTAAATCATACTTGTTATTTAGAATATACAAAAATTATTTATTAAAAAATGGTATTTCAAAAAATCAGATTATTGAACTAGCATTAGATGAATTAGAAAATATTAAATACAGAAATCCATTTGAATTAAATGAATATATTAAAAATAAAATAAAAGATAAAAATAAAAGATATTATGTATTTATAGATGAAATTCAATTTTCTATTAGTATGAATAATCCTTATGTAGATAATCCAAATGAAAAAGTAACATTTGTAGACACACTTTTAGGCTTAATGAAATTAGAAAATTTAGATATATATATAACTGGTAGTAATTCTAAAATGCTTTCAAAAGATATATTAACACAATTTAGAGATAGGGGAGATGAAATACATGTAAGCCCTCTTTCATTTGCTGAAATATATAATTTTTATGATAATAAGGAAAATGCTTGGAGAGATTATGTAGTATTTGGTGGTATGCCATATATATTAAGTTTAAAAACAAATGAGGAGAAAAGTAAATATTTAAAAGATTTATTTAAAGAAACATATATTAAAGATATACTTGAAAGAAATAATATAAGAAATGATGAAGAAGTATTAGAAATTATATTAGATTTTACTTCATCTGCTATAGGTTCATTAATAAATTCAACAAAACTTGAAAAAAGATTTTTATCTGAAAAGAAAATTAAAATTTCACATTCAACTATTACAAGATACCTTTCATATTTTGAGGAAGCATATATTATTAATTCTAGTAAAAGATATGATATTAAAGGTTCTAAATATTTTTCTACACCACTAAAATATTATTTTTCAGATATAGGACTTAGAAATGCAAGACTTAATTTTAGACAAATCGAACAAACACATATAATGGAAAATATAATATATAATGATTTAATTAGAAGGGGCTATAATGTTGACATAGGTGTTATAGAATATAGTTATTATGATAATAGTAAAAAAATTAAATCTCAATTAGAAGTAGATTTTGTTGTCAATAACGTTAATCAAAAATACTATATTCAATCAGCTTTCTCAATACAAGATGAAAAAAAACGAATGCAAGAAATTAAATCACTTAAAAAAATAGATGATTCATTTAAAAAAATTGTTGTTATCAAAGATGACATAGTGCCATATTATGATGAAAATGGTATTTACTATATAGGAGTAATGGAATTTTTATTAAAAGAAAATATAAATGAAATATAG
- a CDS encoding HXXEE domain-containing protein codes for MLILWLFPILFIIHDIEEITGFEKWYIKNKDKFNKNPKITNIIGYVFSYFKKKNFALAILEELILIIIVCLITINYDFYLLWIGGFIAYTFHLIIHIFQSIILKMYVPANDKI; via the coding sequence ATGCTTATTTTATGGTTATTTCCAATTCTTTTTATAATCCATGATATAGAGGAAATTACTGGATTTGAAAAGTGGTATATAAAAAATAAGGATAAATTTAATAAAAATCCTAAAATTACTAATATAATTGGCTATGTATTTAGTTATTTTAAAAAGAAAAATTTTGCATTAGCAATATTAGAGGAATTAATTTTAATTATTATAGTTTGTTTAATAACCATAAATTACGATTTTTATTTGTTATGGATAGGTGGTTTTATAGCCTATACATTTCACCTTATAATCCATATTTTCCAAAGTATAATATTAAAAATGTATGTACCAGCAAATGATAAGATATAA
- a CDS encoding carboxypeptidase M32, translating to MEDKLKKLYDTIKKDSAYNHAMTLLSWDLETAAAKKSVEGISNTMETLSELQYKNLVNDEFKELLYSIDEEKISELDRKVVKKLKKNVFEKMSKIPVDEYSKYKALVSKSQSAWEEAKNKNDYNIFKPYLKELIEYNKKFIKYRGYEHHPYNVLIDDFEEGMTVEKADKFFNLLKKDLVPFALKILNTKNEKIEKIRHKLQGKFDIEKQRKLSLELAKILGFDFSKGVMSESEHPFTIGMNNKDVRFTSHYLEEDILSGIFSTAHEVGHAIYEQQIDDKYDNSKVLSGGATMGIHEAQSRFSENVIAKHRAYMPLMNRLIKKYLDLDLTDDELYLLANEVKNQYIRVDADELTYSIHVLIRYELEKEIFENLDKEVNVDELNEKWDNMYEKYLGIRPRNYAEGILQDSHWSGGLFGYFASYAIGTAYASQMFESLCKNVDIENVLRNEKFDEINKFLKETIHQYGASKSADELIRSCCNEDFEPRCYINYLKEKFIDIYEIGEVNE from the coding sequence ATGGAAGATAAATTAAAAAAATTATATGACACTATAAAAAAAGATAGTGCATATAATCATGCAATGACTTTATTATCATGGGATTTAGAAACAGCTGCAGCAAAAAAATCTGTTGAAGGTATTAGTAATACAATGGAAACTTTATCAGAGTTACAGTACAAAAATTTAGTAAATGATGAGTTTAAAGAATTACTTTATTCAATTGATGAAGAAAAAATAAGTGAACTTGATAGAAAAGTTGTAAAAAAATTAAAGAAAAATGTATTCGAAAAAATGAGTAAAATACCTGTTGATGAGTATTCTAAATACAAAGCTTTAGTTTCAAAATCACAAAGTGCATGGGAAGAAGCAAAAAATAAAAATGACTATAATATATTTAAACCATATTTAAAAGAGTTAATAGAATATAACAAGAAATTTATTAAATATAGGGGTTATGAGCATCATCCATATAATGTTTTAATAGATGATTTTGAAGAGGGTATGACTGTAGAAAAAGCAGATAAATTCTTTAATCTATTAAAAAAGGACTTAGTACCTTTTGCTTTAAAAATTTTAAATACAAAAAATGAAAAAATAGAAAAGATTAGACATAAATTACAAGGTAAATTTGATATAGAAAAACAAAGAAAATTATCATTAGAACTAGCCAAAATTTTAGGGTTTGATTTTTCTAAAGGAGTTATGTCAGAAAGTGAGCACCCATTTACAATTGGAATGAATAATAAAGACGTTAGATTTACTTCACATTATTTAGAAGAAGATATATTATCTGGTATATTTTCAACTGCTCACGAAGTAGGACATGCTATATATGAGCAACAAATAGATGATAAATATGATAACAGTAAAGTATTATCTGGTGGAGCAACTATGGGTATACATGAGGCTCAGTCAAGATTTTCTGAAAATGTAATTGCAAAGCATAGAGCATATATGCCACTTATGAATAGATTAATAAAAAAATACTTGGATTTAGATTTAACTGATGATGAACTTTACTTATTAGCCAATGAAGTTAAAAATCAATATATAAGAGTTGATGCAGATGAATTAACTTATTCTATACATGTTTTAATAAGATATGAATTAGAAAAAGAAATATTTGAAAACTTAGACAAAGAAGTTAATGTTGATGAATTAAATGAAAAATGGGATAATATGTATGAAAAATATTTAGGAATAAGACCTAGAAATTATGCAGAAGGTATATTACAAGATTCACATTGGTCAGGTGGATTGTTTGGTTATTTCGCTTCATATGCTATAGGAACAGCTTATGCAAGTCAAATGTTTGAAAGTTTATGTAAGAATGTAGATATAGAAAATGTATTAAGAAATGAAAAATTTGATGAAATTAATAAATTCTTAAAAGAAACTATTCATCAGTATGGTGCTTCAAAGAGTGCAGACGAATTAATTAGAAGTTGCTGTAATGAAGACTTTGAACCAAGATGCTACATTAATTATTTAAAAGAAAAATTCATAGATATATATGAGATAGGAGAAGTAAATGAATAG
- a CDS encoding HD domain-containing protein has protein sequence MIVYAIRKFLDYFVAKIDLELEEKALKILNEKEQDIYFNMDYYDRYHGLSVYAKLIDENMPEIYLKLAILHDCGKEHANFIIRTMHKIGIKTRLREHSYNGYKKLKNIDENLANLILNHHNKTDDTYMKIFQKADDNS, from the coding sequence ATGATAGTATATGCTATACGAAAGTTCTTAGACTATTTTGTAGCAAAAATAGATTTGGAATTGGAGGAGAAAGCACTTAAAATTTTAAATGAAAAAGAGCAAGATATATATTTTAATATGGACTATTATGATAGATATCATGGTCTTAGTGTATATGCTAAATTAATTGATGAAAATATGCCTGAAATATATTTGAAATTAGCAATATTACATGATTGTGGTAAAGAACATGCTAATTTTATTATAAGAACAATGCATAAAATAGGGATTAAGACAAGGTTAAGAGAGCATTCATATAATGGCTATAAAAAATTAAAAAATATAGATGAAAATCTAGCCAATTTAATATTAAATCATCATAATAAAACTGATGATACATATATGAAAATATTTCAAAAAGCAGATGATAATAGTTAA
- a CDS encoding M18 family aminopeptidase, protein MNSKKMKNTIDKLEVKSFAREVLEFIDEAATTYHVTNQCSDILDENGFERLEPTSHWELKKGGKYYVKKTNTTVTAFTIPKNLDLSKGFKIFGCHTDSPSIRIKPNPELLTNNMLRLNTEVYGGALLSTWFDRALGIAGRIILKTKNVFKPKTLCIKLEKPVVVIPNLAIHQNRTANDGVKIDRQRDLLPIISLVNCHLEKENYLLNLIASSQGINVDDILDFDLALYPLEKGALVGINEDMMHSTKMDNLLSVYTGLIGLVESKMDSGKINVYVAFDNEEIGSSTKQGADSNYLTNILERIAYGLGLTRVNYLEMLSSSFMLSSDTGHVAHPSHPNKADITNQCEMNKGIAIKLSVNQKYTSDGYSMAIIKHLVEGTDIKLQYFVNNSNEPGGTTIGPLSARHLDIDSVDIGIPILSMHSIKELCGIYDVFYMKELTKEFFNKK, encoded by the coding sequence ATGAATAGCAAAAAAATGAAAAACACAATAGACAAATTAGAAGTAAAAAGTTTTGCAAGGGAGGTTTTAGAATTTATAGATGAAGCGGCAACTACATATCATGTTACTAATCAATGTAGTGATATTTTAGATGAAAATGGGTTTGAAAGATTAGAACCAACTAGTCATTGGGAATTAAAAAAAGGTGGAAAATATTATGTGAAAAAGACTAATACAACAGTAACTGCATTTACTATACCCAAAAATTTAGATTTATCAAAAGGATTTAAAATATTTGGTTGCCATACTGATAGTCCAAGTATAAGAATAAAACCTAATCCAGAACTTCTAACTAATAATATGTTAAGACTTAATACAGAAGTTTATGGTGGAGCATTACTTTCAACTTGGTTTGATAGAGCCTTAGGTATAGCAGGTAGAATAATATTAAAAACTAAAAATGTTTTTAAACCTAAAACTTTATGTATAAAATTAGAAAAACCAGTAGTAGTAATACCTAATTTAGCAATACACCAAAATAGAACAGCAAATGATGGAGTAAAAATAGATAGACAAAGAGATTTACTTCCAATAATTTCATTAGTAAATTGTCATTTAGAAAAAGAAAATTATTTATTGAATCTTATAGCAAGTTCTCAAGGAATAAATGTAGATGATATATTAGACTTTGATTTGGCACTATATCCATTAGAAAAAGGAGCATTAGTTGGAATAAATGAGGATATGATGCATTCAACTAAAATGGATAATTTATTATCAGTTTATACAGGACTTATAGGTTTAGTTGAATCTAAAATGGATTCAGGAAAAATAAATGTATATGTTGCATTTGATAATGAAGAAATAGGAAGTTCAACTAAACAAGGTGCGGATTCAAATTATTTAACTAATATTTTAGAAAGAATAGCATATGGACTTGGATTAACTAGGGTAAACTATTTAGAAATGTTAAGTTCATCATTTATGTTATCATCTGATACAGGACATGTAGCACACCCATCACACCCTAATAAGGCAGATATAACTAATCAATGTGAAATGAATAAAGGAATTGCTATTAAGTTAAGTGTTAACCAAAAATATACGTCTGATGGTTACTCAATGGCTATTATTAAACATTTAGTAGAAGGTACAGATATAAAATTACAATATTTTGTAAATAACTCAAATGAACCAGGTGGAACTACGATAGGACCATTATCAGCAAGACACTTAGATATAGATTCAGTAGATATAGGAATACCAATTTTATCAATGCATTCAATAAAAGAATTATGTGGAATATATGATGTATTCTATATGAAAGAACTTACAAAAGAGTTTTTTAATAAGAAGTAA
- a CDS encoding ADP-ribosylglycohydrolase family protein, giving the protein MLGAIIGDIVGSIYEFNNIKTTNFPLFSKNCEFTDDTVLTIAVLEALVNGYNDENKTKDELMKSFVKWTSMYPNMTYGNRFLKWIYSSDKKPYNSFGNGSAMRVSAVAWVYDNIDEVEKYAKISSEITHNHKEGIKGAVAVASSIFLARKGKSKQEIKEYIENKFGYTFINCDLIRPNYEMDETCMGSVPEAFSAFFEANSFEQTIRLAVSLGGDSDTIAAIAGSIAEAYYGIPDNIMNEAIKYLDDNIIKTLLDNINKIKFIN; this is encoded by the coding sequence ATGTTAGGTGCAATAATAGGAGATATAGTCGGAAGTATATATGAATTTAATAATATAAAAACTACTAATTTTCCATTATTTAGTAAAAATTGTGAATTTACAGATGATACTGTTTTAACTATTGCAGTATTAGAAGCATTAGTAAATGGTTATAATGATGAAAATAAAACTAAAGATGAATTAATGAAATCATTTGTTAAATGGACTAGTATGTACCCAAATATGACTTATGGAAATAGATTTTTAAAATGGATATATAGTAGTGATAAAAAACCATATAATTCATTTGGAAACGGCTCGGCAATGAGAGTTTCAGCAGTAGCATGGGTTTACGATAATATTGATGAGGTAGAAAAATATGCGAAAATAAGTAGTGAAATAACTCATAATCATAAAGAAGGCATAAAAGGAGCAGTAGCAGTTGCTAGCAGTATATTTTTAGCAAGAAAAGGTAAAAGCAAACAAGAAATTAAAGAATATATTGAAAATAAGTTTGGTTATACTTTTATAAATTGTGATTTAATAAGACCAAACTATGAAATGGATGAAACTTGTATGGGTAGTGTACCAGAAGCATTTTCTGCATTTTTTGAGGCAAATTCATTTGAGCAAACTATAAGGTTAGCGGTTTCATTAGGTGGTGATTCAGATACTATTGCTGCAATAGCAGGATCTATAGCAGAAGCATATTATGGAATACCGGATAATATAATGAATGAAGCAATAAAATATTTAGATGATAATATAATTAAAACTCTATTAGATAATATAAATAAAATAAAATTTATTAATTAA
- a CDS encoding ribonuclease HII: MMLEFRDIIGVDEVGRGPLFGEVVACAVYIKDNNLEIFNEINDSKKLNEFKREKIYKELINSPNIVYAVGIANEKEIDELNILNATFLAMRRALKKIEELGIKDKLVLVDGNKLIKEYRGKQEFLIKGDSKNLSIATASIIAKVIRDNMMLEYDKVYPKYCLKNHKGYPTKKHYEAIEKYGILDKHRKSFLKKILNKKV, translated from the coding sequence ATGATGCTGGAATTTAGAGATATAATAGGAGTAGATGAAGTAGGTCGTGGACCTCTATTTGGAGAAGTAGTGGCTTGTGCAGTCTATATAAAAGATAATAATCTTGAAATATTTAATGAGATTAACGATTCCAAAAAATTAAATGAATTTAAACGAGAAAAGATATATAAAGAATTAATAAATAGTCCTAATATAGTATATGCAGTAGGTATTGCAAATGAAAAAGAAATAGATGAACTAAATATTTTAAATGCAACATTTTTGGCTATGAGAAGAGCTTTAAAAAAAATAGAAGAATTAGGAATTAAAGATAAGTTAGTTTTAGTAGATGGTAATAAATTAATAAAAGAATATAGAGGGAAACAAGAATTTTTAATAAAAGGGGATAGTAAGAATTTAAGCATTGCAACAGCATCTATTATAGCAAAAGTAATTAGAGATAATATGATGCTAGAATATGATAAAGTTTATCCTAAATATTGCCTTAAAAATCATAAGGGCTATCCTACTAAAAAACATTATGAAGCAATTGAAAAATATGGCATATTAGACAAACATAGAAAGAGTTTCTTGAAAAAAATATTAAATAAGAAGGTATAA
- a CDS encoding MFS transporter has product MNEDLYRKNNPEKFMQFLKRQKIIFLIAFLGYICAYLVRNNFKIMSKVIMTANGWDKSDIALLLSCLTISYGLAKFYMGALGDRVSLRKLFAICLGASAVICIIIGFYHTSLITLGILLVLAGVVQGALAPASQNMIANYFPNKTRGGAIAGWNVSQNAGAALLPMIVATLTSMGLIVPQTGNIVLAFLVPGIIVIVFAFICWKLGGDNPEAEGLDSLYDMYGDTGETVIADETEVMQLSYWKLIWKYVFCNPQLMLVAAVNVALYFLRFGIEDWMPIYLYEVAHLADTQVQFAISILEWVAIPGSLIFAWLAVKFPNKMAKFGAFGLFFMAIMIFVYEGVSASGNVNYTILLIISGILGALIYGPQLIVNILTLDFVPLEVAGTAIGFVGVTAYLIGNMGANWLMPIMADSFGWFWSYAIISALSVFSGIGYLILSKHEEKIVKA; this is encoded by the coding sequence ATGAATGAGGATTTATATAGAAAAAATAATCCTGAAAAATTTATGCAATTTCTTAAAAGACAAAAAATCATATTTTTAATTGCATTTTTAGGATATATTTGTGCCTATTTAGTAAGAAATAATTTTAAAATTATGTCAAAAGTTATTATGACTGCAAATGGTTGGGATAAATCAGATATAGCATTATTGTTATCATGCTTAACAATTTCATATGGTTTAGCTAAGTTTTATATGGGTGCTCTTGGAGATCGTGTAAGTTTGCGTAAATTATTTGCCATATGTTTGGGAGCAAGTGCAGTTATTTGTATTATTATAGGTTTTTATCATACTTCACTTATTACTCTGGGTATATTACTTGTATTAGCAGGAGTGGTTCAAGGAGCATTAGCACCTGCTTCTCAAAATATGATAGCTAATTATTTCCCTAATAAGACTCGTGGTGGAGCAATTGCTGGTTGGAATGTTTCTCAAAATGCTGGAGCAGCATTATTGCCAATGATAGTTGCAACTTTAACTAGTATGGGATTAATAGTACCACAAACTGGTAATATTGTATTAGCATTTTTAGTTCCAGGTATTATAGTTATAGTATTTGCATTTATATGTTGGAAACTTGGTGGAGATAATCCAGAAGCTGAGGGATTAGATTCTTTGTATGATATGTATGGTGATACAGGTGAAACAGTTATTGCTGATGAAACAGAAGTTATGCAATTATCATATTGGAAGTTAATTTGGAAATATGTATTTTGTAATCCACAATTAATGTTAGTTGCAGCAGTTAATGTTGCCTTATATTTTTTACGTTTTGGTATTGAGGATTGGATGCCAATTTATTTATATGAAGTGGCACATTTAGCAGATACTCAAGTACAATTTGCAATTTCTATTTTAGAATGGGTTGCTATTCCTGGTTCATTAATATTTGCATGGTTAGCTGTTAAATTTCCTAATAAAATGGCTAAATTTGGAGCATTTGGATTATTCTTTATGGCGATTATGATTTTCGTTTATGAAGGGGTTTCTGCAAGTGGAAATGTAAATTATACAATTTTATTAATTATTTCAGGTATTCTTGGAGCTTTAATATATGGTCCACAATTAATAGTTAATATCTTAACCTTAGATTTTGTCCCACTTGAAGTTGCAGGTACAGCAATTGGATTTGTTGGGGTAACAGCTTATTTAATTGGTAATATGGGAGCTAACTGGTTAATGCCTATTATGGCAGATTCTTTTGGATGGTTTTGGTCTTATGCAATTATATCAGCATTATCAGTATTTTCAGGAATAGGCTATTTAATTTTATCTAAACATGAAGAAAAAATTGTTAAAGCATAA
- a CDS encoding RluA family pseudouridine synthase yields MKLKIDEKNENIRLDKLLSTTFDISRNKISKIDIYVNTKLTKVSYKTKVGDIIEFEMPDNDTYIELEAKDIDFEIVYEDEYLAIINKPYNLVVHPSITYKQDTLVSGLLSKFDKLSNIDKARPGIVHRLDKDTSGLIIIAKDNETHIKLQEMFKKHEIHKTYLAILKGKIKNNLTRVESYIGRDKNDRKKMSSNTNSGKLAISKFARIVSNDKYSLVKVNILTGRTHQIRVQAKEMGYNVVGDKVYSKKEKVARQQLHSYMLEFIHPMTGKDIKVKADMPDDMLENIKKFGLEVDDAGI; encoded by the coding sequence ATGAAATTAAAAATAGATGAAAAAAATGAAAATATAAGATTAGATAAATTATTATCTACTACTTTTGATATATCAAGGAATAAAATAAGTAAGATAGACATATATGTTAATACTAAATTAACAAAGGTGTCATATAAGACTAAGGTAGGGGATATAATAGAATTTGAAATGCCTGATAATGATACATATATTGAATTGGAAGCAAAAGATATAGATTTTGAGATAGTTTATGAAGATGAATATTTAGCAATAATAAATAAACCATATAATTTAGTAGTACACCCGAGTATTACTTACAAACAAGACACTTTAGTAAGTGGTTTATTATCAAAATTTGATAAATTATCTAATATAGATAAGGCAAGACCTGGTATAGTTCATAGATTAGATAAAGATACTTCTGGATTAATAATAATTGCAAAAGATAATGAAACACATATAAAGTTACAAGAAATGTTTAAAAAACATGAAATACATAAAACTTATTTAGCAATATTAAAAGGGAAAATTAAAAATAATTTAACTAGAGTTGAGTCATATATAGGTAGGGATAAAAATGATAGAAAAAAAATGAGTAGTAATACTAATAGTGGTAAATTAGCGATAAGTAAATTTGCAAGAATTGTTAGTAATGATAAGTATAGTTTAGTTAAAGTTAATATTCTAACAGGAAGAACTCATCAAATAAGGGTACAAGCGAAAGAAATGGGGTATAATGTAGTAGGAGATAAAGTTTATTCTAAAAAAGAAAAAGTAGCAAGACAACAGTTGCACTCATATATGTTAGAATTTATACACCCAATGACTGGTAAAGATATAAAGGTTAAAGCCGACATGCCAGATGATATGTTAGAAAATATTAAAAAATTTGGATTAGAGGTAGATGATGCTGGAATTTAG
- a CDS encoding zinc ribbon domain-containing protein codes for MLLKECVKCLNREHIIKNAVWNTKDINDKFYNLPTSELFYIKICVECGYTEMYSAKLVSKDAKKHLKNI; via the coding sequence ATGTTATTAAAAGAATGTGTTAAGTGTTTAAACAGAGAACATATAATAAAAAATGCTGTTTGGAATACGAAAGATATAAATGATAAATTCTATAACTTACCTACAAGTGAATTATTCTATATCAAAATTTGTGTAGAATGTGGCTATACAGAAATGTATAGTGCTAAGTTGGTGAGTAAAGATGCTAAAAAACATCTTAAAAATATTTAA
- a CDS encoding ComF family protein codes for MLKNILKIFKELLFEKHKYTLESNEVKTLKKLSNLKRVNNTFFSMQYNNYYKDIIYELKYKKCKYVASIIANIIKKDIDLLFQLEKIDNIIVSPISDKRLKQRGFNQVELILDELNLEYLKINKNKDTLKMSKLTNDYEKRLNILKVFEVKGLNLDNKSVLIVDDIITTGTTVNEIKKQLEKEYSNIKIYIYSIAVSSKYIKKEGVIWKIN; via the coding sequence ATGCTAAAAAACATCTTAAAAATATTTAAAGAACTATTATTTGAAAAGCATAAATATACTTTAGAGAGTAATGAAGTTAAAACTTTAAAAAAACTCTCAAACTTAAAAAGAGTAAATAATACATTTTTTTCTATGCAATATAATAATTACTATAAGGACATAATATATGAACTAAAGTATAAAAAATGTAAATATGTAGCAAGTATAATAGCGAATATAATAAAAAAAGATATTGATTTATTATTTCAATTAGAAAAAATTGATAATATAATAGTAAGTCCTATAAGTGATAAAAGATTAAAACAAAGAGGTTTTAATCAAGTAGAATTAATACTAGATGAATTAAATTTAGAATATTTAAAAATAAATAAAAATAAAGACACATTAAAAATGTCTAAGTTAACAAATGATTATGAAAAAAGACTAAATATATTAAAGGTTTTTGAAGTAAAAGGATTAAATTTAGATAATAAATCAGTTTTAATAGTAGATGATATAATAACTACAGGAACTACAGTAAATGAAATAAAAAAGCAGTTAGAAAAAGAATATAGTAATATAAAAATATATATTTATAGTATAGCGGTTTCAAGTAAATATATAAAGAAAGAAGGGGTAATATGGAAGATAAATTAA
- a CDS encoding HAD family hydrolase, with protein MRKKIVLFDLDGTLVNTLPAIANSFNSILGKYGYNTYETKKYLDFVGGGVLKILERISKLQEIKIDKNQFIAEVREHYDNNYLHGIKIYENMDKLLDKLTENNVDIAIVTNKDHPMALEHAKTILSKWNFKYVYGASVNKEYPTKPNPYLVDLIAKDYQKEEMLFVGDMIVDYNTAKNANIDIVYCTWGYGKEQDLDSFIANDPLDILKYL; from the coding sequence ATGAGAAAAAAAATAGTATTATTTGATTTAGACGGAACTTTAGTTAATACATTACCAGCGATAGCAAATAGCTTTAATAGTATTTTAGGAAAATATGGCTATAATACATATGAAACTAAAAAATATTTAGATTTTGTAGGTGGTGGTGTTTTAAAAATTCTTGAAAGAATAAGTAAATTACAAGAAATAAAGATTGATAAAAATCAGTTTATAGCAGAAGTTAGAGAACATTATGATAATAATTATCTACATGGTATTAAAATATATGAAAATATGGATAAATTATTAGATAAATTAACTGAAAATAATGTAGATATAGCAATAGTTACTAATAAAGATCATCCTATGGCATTAGAACATGCTAAAACTATATTATCAAAATGGAATTTCAAATATGTATATGGAGCTAGTGTAAATAAAGAATACCCAACTAAACCAAATCCGTATTTAGTGGACTTAATAGCAAAAGATTATCAAAAAGAGGAAATGCTTTTTGTAGGAGATATGATAGTAGATTACAACACAGCAAAAAATGCTAATATTGATATCGTATATTGTACTTGGGGTTATGGTAAAGAACAAGATTTAGATTCATTTATAGCGAATGACCCATTAGATATATTGAAATATTTATAA